The Candidatus Tumulicola sp. region GTCGTCGTTGTGCGTGTCCAACTTCGAGACATCGAGAACCGCCGACACCGCGACGGGAATTTGGTTGTCGCCGGATAGCTTTACCGACGCGCTACGGATCGGAATCGTGCCGAGCACCGGAACGATTCCAAAATGCTTTGCCGTAAATTGCGCGGTGGAATGAACCGGATCGACCGTCCACGTTTGGAACGTCGCCGCCGAAACGGATTCGGCAGCCAACGCCAGGATGCATGACAGCACGAGCGTAGCAAATTTCATCCGGCCTGTTTCGCTCGAACGGGGTCAAGGCCTCGCTCGGCCGGCGGGCTGCAACCAACCGGGGTCAGCGTAGGCTCTCGACTGGTATTGTGGATAGCGATCTAAGCGACGCTGCCAAGACGGCGATTTTATTGGGAGAAAGCGACCACTCGGTCGCGGAACTCGAGACGATTGCCACGTGGTGGCTGGCGATGAGCGGAGCCGCTACGCTTGACGAAATCGAATCCGCGGCGCTGAGCGCACTGGTTGCTTTGACCCATGCAAAGATCGCGTATGTCGCGCGTTGCCAGGATGACGTCTGGACGATTACCGCGGACGTTGGGTTAACCGGCGACGTTCGCAGGCTCGCGGTACCAGAATCGGATGCGCCGTACGCAGCCGAACTTCGTTGCGGCCGGACGATCTGTTACCAGGACGAATCGGAAATGGGGCATCAACTTGCGTCGGTGCTCGCCGCGGTTGGAATTGGCTCGCTGTATGCGGCTCCAATTATGCTCGATGGGAATTGCGTTGGCGCGCTCGCAATTGCAGACCTTGCCGCGTCGACGTTCGATGCGCGAAGCCGGGCTCTCGTACGCTTGTTTACGGATCACGTCGCAACCCTCGTCGCCAATCGTAATCTTATACATTCGCTCGAGACGCTCGCCGAAGGCATTCCGGTAATCGTGCTTCGGACCGAGCCGAGCGGTTGGATCAACTGGTACAACAGGCGTTGGTACGAGTTCACGGGACAGACTCGTGAAGAAGCCTCGGGTTGGGGCTGGCAGACCGCGCATCATCCAGAAGATTTTCTGCGCGTTATGGAAGAGTGGCCAAAAGCTCTGGCTACCGGAGAACCGATCGAAATCGAATTTCGTCTTCGGCGTTACGACGGAGTTTACCATTGGCATCTTGCCCGTGTCGTACCGGTGCGAAATGATCGCGGAGAAATTCTTAGCTGGTACGGGAGCGTCGTGGATATCGAGGCGCAGAAAGAGGCGCTCGCGCGGACCAAACACATCGCAGATACGCTTCAAGACGCTTTTCTGCCGCCGCGTCTGCCGCAGCGCGCCCGGTTGCAAGTCGATGCCGTGTACGTTAGCGCCGACGAAGGTAGCCGCGTCGGCGGAGACTGGTACGACGCTTTCGAGCTGCCAGACGGCGGGCTTGGCTTTTCGATCGGCGACGTCGGAGGACACGGTCTCGACGCCTCCGTTACGATGTGCAAGTTGCGGCAGTCGATCCGAACGCTCGCCCGCATGGACGACGACCCCGCGCATGTGTTGGCCGAGGTCAATCGCATATTGCGACTGGATGA contains the following coding sequences:
- a CDS encoding SpoIIE family protein phosphatase, yielding MDSDLSDAAKTAILLGESDHSVAELETIATWWLAMSGAATLDEIESAALSALVALTHAKIAYVARCQDDVWTITADVGLTGDVRRLAVPESDAPYAAELRCGRTICYQDESEMGHQLASVLAAVGIGSLYAAPIMLDGNCVGALAIADLAASTFDARSRALVRLFTDHVATLVANRNLIHSLETLAEGIPVIVLRTEPSGWINWYNRRWYEFTGQTREEASGWGWQTAHHPEDFLRVMEEWPKALATGEPIEIEFRLRRYDGVYHWHLARVVPVRNDRGEILSWYGSVVDIEAQKEALARTKHIADTLQDAFLPPRLPQRARLQVDAVYVSADEGSRVGGDWYDAFELPDGGLGFSIGDVGGHGLDASVTMCKLRQSIRTLARMDDDPAHVLAEVNRILRLDDPETFVTAVTGFVTPDGSAVHYASAGHPLPIVASTRGVTHGSPSCGGLPLGVVEELDLETHVVPIETDEVIGFYTDGLTEYARNALEGEAQLSEALSTLATIARERPAQYVVDTVLRGRRPPDDVALLIFQFSKSDRRLPIYFPSTNKEWRFHASDAKAAHVARIEVGEFLRTTCGGTEETFQSELIIGELLANTVDHAPGLVHLILEWTGDNYTLTVRDSGPGFESVASGLPSDIMSEGSRGLFIIGALASDVRKEPLPGGGVEMRVTLPLRPIGRRNQKAEENQIELEGPIHD